One genomic region from Tigriopus californicus strain San Diego chromosome 4, Tcal_SD_v2.1, whole genome shotgun sequence encodes:
- the LOC131878850 gene encoding solute carrier family 12 member 2-like has protein sequence MTLPNQGFDNRAFDEGNSHDSTQELSGNMYYQSSNYSEGNQHTYVYDADQSFRKLTIEALPRETNYRRLTSIMAGSDFSSLRPTVDELAAGKRKAIDFSNLESGKDDDLSKKAPTGKVIKFGWIDGVLMRCLLNIWGVMLFLRLSWVVGQCGIVQGLMVISMCNLVTLLTGISMSAVSTNGIIKGGGIYYMLSRSLGAEFGGAIGIMFTLANSIAVATYIIGFVDSLLDMLKENIEGFNGFAGTIDHRLNDMRWIGAVTLTLVLILAIVGMEWVTRVEKVLLCLLIVSQIDFVIGTFFPADEEKKYGFVGYSSEVFSTNLLNTNYHDNKNPENPPGFFQVAAVFFPAVTGIVAGANLSGDLRDPGEAIPKGTLTAIGMTYVTYMLYAVLIGSVYLPEASGIESEYLAYLDHLENGTTSSFVASMNGSKAFMENGTFEDDFFYNNCTTRDCFYGSSNDQQTLSKISLTGYLVYAGCFAATISSAIASLVGAPRVLQALAKDNLYPGLSYFGKGFGANNDPRRGYIVVFFIALGCIMIGNLDIVSSLLSNFFVAGYALINFSVFHASITKSPGWRPSFKYYNKWVALFGTVLCVAVMFLMSPVTALITFGCIAVLYFFISYRKPEANWGSSRDAQQFVTSLRNLQSLNVMQQHVKNYRPMILCLSGIPAHRRPLVDFANLLTKKLSLLICADVESDSVAKARADEMSNDINHWMEDHQIKAFFSLTQSATFDDGAISTINLTGLGKLKPNVVMMGFKNNWIADKEGCESYTKVIHHCFEINLSVVLLKLKNGCDFSNKIKSEKPITVTVTQGERPHAEVDLDMLEDLAAEEDEEDVGHHSAIKEKKKQPKKKKKDMPAAVLLGSDGRPLPANLVREINMFKTEKRKGFIDVWWLYDDGGLTLLLPHILTKRAQFSECHLRVFSLATKNDALDMQSRSMANLLAKFRIDFHDVIMIPDIGKKASEETKAEFNTIVSQANITSEDLVTNLEKTNRHLRLAELLREHSMASETVIMTLPIPRKSSHSDQLWMAWLEIMSRDMPPMLFVRGNQTSVLTFYS, from the exons ATGACTTTGCCAAATCAAGGCTTCGACAATCGAGCCTTTGATGAAGGCAACAGCCATGACTCGACCCAAGAGCTCTCCGGTAACATGTATTACCAGAGCAGCAACTACTCTGAAGGCAATCAACATACCTATGTCTACGATGCGGATCAGAGCTTCCGCAAATTGACG ATTGAAGCCTTGCCTCGGGAGACCAATTACCGAAGGCTGACCAGCATCATGGCTGGTTCGGACTTTTCCTCACTTCGTCCCACTGTTGACGAGCTAGCTGCGGGTAAAAGGAAGGCCATTGATTTCTCT AACCTCGAATCCGGAAAGGATGATGACCTGTCGAAAAAGGCTCCTACTGGAAAGGTCATTAAGTTTGGATGGATTGATGGAGTCTTG atGAGATGCCTCTTGAACATTTGGGGTGTTATgctgtttctacgtttgtcTTGGGTAGTTGGTCAATGTGGTATCG TTCAAGGTCTTATGGTGATCTCTATGTGCAACCTTGTGACGTTGTTAACTGGAATTTCGATGTCAGCCGTGTCTACCAATGGAATCATCAAGGGCGGAG GTATCTACTACATGTTGTCTCGATCTTTGGGAGCTGAATTTGGTGGTGCCATTGGCATCATGTTCACTTTGGCCAACTCCATTGCTGTGGCCACGTATATCATTGGCTTCGTTGACTCTCTCTTGGACATGTTGAAGGAGAACATTGAGGGCTTCAATGGTTTTGCAGGCACTATCGATCACCGATTGAATGACATGCGATGGATTGGAGCAGTCACGCTAACCTTGGTTTTGATCTTGGCCATTGTTGGCATGGAGTGGGTTACTAGA GTTGAGAAGGTGTTATTATGCCTTCTTATTGTTTCCCAAATTGATTTCGTCATTGGAACCTTCTTCCCTGCCGACGAGGAGAAGAAATACGGTTTCGTCGGATACAGTA GCGAAGTTTTCTCAACTAACTTGCTGAACACAAATTATCATGACAACAAGAACCCGGAGAACCCCCCGGGTTTCTTCCAAGTGGCTGCTGTGTTTTTTCCTGCAGTCACTGGTATTGTTGCCGGAGCCAATCTGTCCGGCGATCTCCGTGATCCTGGAGAGGCGATTCCCAAGGGAACACTCACTGCCATTGGCATGACCTACGTCACCTACATGTTATATGCCGTCTTAATTGGAAGTGTGTACCTTCCGGAAGCCTCTGGAATTGAAAGCGAGTATCTCGCCTATCTTGACCATTTAGAAAATGGAACCACTTCATCATTTGTGGCTAGTATGAATGGAAGCAAAGCAttcatggaaaatggaacatttgaaGATGATTTTTTCTACAATAATTGTACAACTCGGGACTGTTTTTACGGATCCTCCAATGACCAACAG ACCTTGAGTAAGATCTCCTTAACTGGTTATCTGGTCTATGCTGGATGCTTTGCCGCTACAATTTCGTCTGCTATCGCTTCTCTCGTGGGAGCACCAAGAGTGTTGCAAGCCTTGGCAAAGGACAATCTCTACCCTGGTCTGAGTTACTTTGGCAAAGGATTTGGTGCCAATAACGACCCTAGACGAGGCTATATTGTTGTGTTTTTCATCGCCCTTGGCTGCATCATGATTG GAAATCTGGATATTGTGTCATCGCtgttgtccaatttttttgtggCTGGCTATGCTTTGATCAACTTTTCCGTGTTTCATGCTTCGATTACCAAATCTCCTGGGTGGCGCCCATCTTTTAAA TATTACAACAAATGGGTGGCACTCTTTGGAACCGTCTTGTGTGTGGCCGTTATGTTCCTCATGAGTCCTGTAACTGCCTTGATTACTTTTGGTTGCATTGCTGTTCTCTACTTCTTCATCAGCTACAGAAAGCCTG AGGCAAATTGGGGAAGTTCGAGGGACGCGCAACAGTTTGTTACCTCCTTACGCAACCTTCAATCTTTGAACGTGATGCAGCAGCACGTAAAGAACTACAGACCCATGATTCTTTGTCTCTCTGGAATTCCCGCTCATCGAAGACCACTTGTGGACTTTGCCAaccttttgaccaaaaagttgTCACTCCTCATTTGTGCTGATGTTGAATCG GATAGTGTGGCCAAGGCTCGAGCAGATGAGATGAGCAATGACATCAACCATTGGATGGaagatcatcaaatcaaaGCGTTTTTCTCATTGACTCAAAGTGCCACGTTTGATGATGGAGCCATTTCTACCATCAATTTAACTGGATTGG GCAAACTGAAACCGAACGTGGTGATGATGGGCTTCAAAAATAACTGGATTGCAGACAAGGAAGGCTGTGAAAGCTACACCAAGGTCATTCATCATTGCTTCGAGATCAATTTGTCCGTGGTGCTTCTTAAGCTTAAGAACGGTTGTGACTTCTCGAACAAAATCAAGTCCGAAAAACCAATCACTGTCACCGTGACTCAAGGAGAACGTCCTCACGCCGAGGTTGATCTGGACATGTTGGAGGATTTGGCTgccgaggaggacgaggaggacgtTGGTCACCACTCTGCTatcaaagagaagaagaagcaaccaaagaagaagaaaaaggacatGCCCGCGGCCGTTCTTTTGGGTAGTGATGGCCGACCTCTTCCAGCCAATTTGGTCCGAGAGATTAACATGTTCAAG ACTGAAAAGAGGAAGGGCTTCATTGATGTTTGGTGGTTGTACGATGACGGTGGTTTGACTCTACTTCTCCCGCACATCTTGACAAAGCGAGCCCAATTCTCCGAGTGTCATCTCCGAGTATTCAGTTTGGCTACAAAGAACGATGCTTTGGACATGCAATCCCGAAG TATGGCCAATCTCCTGGCCAAGTTCCGAATTGATTTCCATGATGTGATCATGATTCCGGATATTGGTAAAAAAGCTTCCGAGGAAACGAAAGCCGAATTCAACACGATCGTTTCACAGGCTAACATCACCAGTGAGGATTTGGTGACCAATCTGGAGAAGACCAATCGGCATCTCCGTTTGGCAGAGCTTTTGCGAGAACATTCCATGGCTTCGGAGACAGTCATTAT GACTCTACCAATCCCAAGAAAGAGCTCCCATTCCGACCAATTATGGATGGCTTGGTTGGAAATCATGTCTCGAGATATGCCACCAATGCTTTTTGTCCGTGGCAACCAGACCTCTGTCCTCACCTTCTATTCTTAA